A single window of Rubripirellula lacrimiformis DNA harbors:
- a CDS encoding hydroxypyruvate isomerase family protein, which yields MTNPPLPKNQNKSSVISRRGLMTAAAAATGAVATGAVANAQEAKQAAAGAVDAKQGRLNQSVCKWCFPKMSLEDLAKEAAAMGMVGIDLLDPPDFPTLKKHGLVCTMVQSHPLSDGLCDTQFHDMCIEKINAAVEATSAEGWKNVIVFSGNARGIDREKGMKNCVDALRKVVPVAEKAGVTLQMELLNSKVNHADYMCDNSQWGVELVKRVGSDHFKLLYDIYHMQIMEGDIIRTIQQNHQYYGHYHTAGNPGRHELDDTQELLYPPIAKAIADTGYQGYFAHEFLPVRDPIAGLRDAVAQCIV from the coding sequence ATGACCAATCCTCCGTTACCCAAGAATCAGAACAAGTCCTCTGTCATCAGCCGTCGCGGTTTGATGACTGCCGCTGCGGCCGCCACCGGCGCCGTTGCCACCGGTGCGGTCGCCAATGCCCAGGAAGCCAAGCAGGCTGCCGCCGGCGCCGTCGATGCCAAACAGGGGCGGCTGAACCAATCGGTTTGTAAATGGTGCTTTCCGAAGATGTCGCTAGAGGATCTGGCCAAAGAAGCAGCCGCGATGGGAATGGTCGGGATCGATTTGCTAGATCCACCCGATTTTCCAACATTGAAAAAGCATGGGTTGGTCTGCACCATGGTCCAGTCCCATCCGCTGTCCGATGGACTGTGTGACACCCAATTTCACGACATGTGCATTGAAAAAATCAACGCTGCCGTGGAAGCCACATCCGCAGAGGGGTGGAAGAACGTCATCGTGTTCAGCGGCAACGCACGCGGGATCGACCGCGAAAAGGGTATGAAAAACTGCGTTGACGCGCTTCGCAAGGTGGTTCCGGTGGCCGAAAAGGCGGGCGTGACCCTGCAAATGGAACTGCTCAACAGCAAGGTGAACCACGCCGATTACATGTGCGACAACAGCCAGTGGGGCGTCGAATTGGTCAAACGGGTCGGCAGCGATCATTTCAAGTTGTTGTATGACATCTACCACATGCAAATCATGGAAGGTGACATCATTCGTACGATTCAACAGAATCACCAGTACTACGGTCACTACCATACCGCCGGCAATCCTGGTCGCCACGAATTGGACGATACGCAAGAACTGCTGTATCCACCGATCGCGAAAGCCATCGCCGACACGGGATACCAAGGCTATTTCGCGCACGAATTTTTGCCTGTGCGTGATCCGATCGCGGGACTCCGCGACGCGGTCGCTCAGTGCATCGTCTAG
- a CDS encoding valine--pyruvate transaminase, protein MAWELSEFGQRLGLGSGIGELMDDLGHAIAKGGDRVCMLGGGQPAHIPQVEEVWRRRIQEIADQPGALEHALGNYEPPAGNPGFREAIAGLFRRQFGWDISSENVAVTPGGQTAFFLLLNALAGRFADGRHKKVLLPLVPEYIGYANQSVADDLFVAVRPLIDRLGKHRFKYRVDFDRLVVTDDIAAICVSRPTNPSGNVLTDDEIDRLAKIANQHQIPLIIDGAYGAPFPNVIFTDAAPVWNKDLILTLSLSKIGLPGTRTGIVIAQNDLIRSIASMTSIVGLANTNVGQSIVTPLVESGEILDVSNNIVRPFYQQKSIEALQMVDDLFDDAIPYRVHQSEGALFLWIWFEDLPITSTQLYQRLKLRDVLVVPGNHFFFGDDDPSWAHRNQCIRVTFTMPKAIVHRGLQAIAEEVRTAYQGEPAAMED, encoded by the coding sequence ATGGCTTGGGAACTTTCGGAATTCGGTCAACGTCTGGGACTCGGTAGCGGTATCGGCGAACTGATGGACGACCTTGGGCACGCCATCGCCAAAGGCGGTGATCGTGTTTGCATGTTGGGCGGCGGCCAGCCGGCGCATATCCCACAGGTCGAAGAAGTTTGGCGACGCCGCATCCAGGAAATTGCGGATCAGCCTGGGGCCTTGGAGCATGCCCTGGGAAATTACGAACCGCCCGCCGGGAACCCCGGCTTTCGTGAAGCGATCGCCGGTTTGTTTCGCCGCCAATTCGGTTGGGATATCTCGTCCGAAAATGTTGCGGTCACCCCCGGCGGGCAGACCGCGTTCTTTCTTTTGCTGAACGCATTGGCCGGACGCTTCGCCGATGGCCGACACAAAAAGGTGTTGCTGCCGTTGGTGCCCGAGTACATCGGGTACGCCAACCAATCCGTTGCCGACGATCTGTTTGTCGCGGTGCGTCCGCTGATCGACCGACTGGGGAAACATCGATTCAAGTATCGAGTCGATTTTGATCGGCTGGTTGTGACCGATGACATTGCAGCGATTTGTGTGTCGCGGCCCACCAATCCCAGCGGCAATGTGTTGACGGATGACGAAATCGATCGGTTGGCAAAGATCGCCAATCAACATCAGATCCCGTTGATCATTGATGGTGCCTACGGTGCCCCTTTCCCGAACGTGATTTTCACGGACGCCGCACCGGTTTGGAACAAGGATCTGATTCTGACTCTAAGTCTGTCAAAGATCGGGCTGCCCGGCACTCGCACCGGGATCGTGATTGCACAGAACGACTTGATTCGTTCGATCGCATCGATGACTTCGATCGTGGGGCTGGCCAACACCAACGTGGGGCAGTCGATTGTGACCCCGTTGGTCGAAAGTGGCGAAATCTTGGATGTGTCGAACAACATCGTTCGGCCGTTCTATCAGCAGAAATCGATCGAAGCACTGCAGATGGTGGATGATCTGTTTGACGATGCGATCCCCTATCGCGTCCACCAAAGTGAGGGGGCGCTCTTTCTATGGATCTGGTTTGAAGATTTGCCGATCACATCGACCCAACTTTATCAGCGGTTGAAGCTTCGGGATGTGCTGGTCGTGCCCGGGAACCACTTTTTCTTCGGCGATGATGATCCGTCGTGGGCGCACCGCAATCAGTGCATTCGGGTGACCTTCACGATGCCCAAGGCGATCGTCCATCGCGGTCTGCAAGCCATCGCCGAAGAAGTTCGGACAGCCTATCAAGGCGAACCCGCAGCCATGGAAGACTAA
- a CDS encoding LamG-like jellyroll fold domain-containing protein: protein MMNSKNNPDIDELESLLFDADSGELDSPGVLRAREILKSSEAARQWFVHDRVLSAAMFLEGSSGLGDEIDLPDDALSRIDPAFSAAGEAQPNAAKLPADKAKSRIPWRMLLAIAATGLLMVWVGRWSVLPNDVQGSSNGNSDLGGQTSIATTGTQTNQNSSASDRSPADHRLVASSSPKQSANSLGQGEPTSQGIALVTRLVDAQWQDSEDSFRVGDAVSPGPMSLKSGFAQIEFFCGATVVLEGPAELEMLSATQARFRHGRLRAQVPPAARGFEILMDEMKVVDLGTEFGISLSPDHADVQVFDGEVEVHRPEHQMKLLEAGQSLSRRRDGSVGDSVTAPNDFIDIETLDVQAESQTTIRRDRWRAYSEKLRRDDRVIAYYAIDDGRSWARKLPCSNLPANPDLAGAIVGAAHVEGRWPGKSAIEFKRPGDRVRVDIPGEFGSLTMACWVKIDSLDRWYNSLFLTDNYERGKPHWQILDTGQLFFSVRVSDENVQQEHREVVSPPFWKPSMSGQWLHLATTHDVHLRRTTHYLNGEMLSEATIPKKQLVVPTRIGKASIGNWSVPTKPDAKFAIRNLNGSIDEFVVFSEALAADEIQQMYENGKP, encoded by the coding sequence ATGATGAACTCGAAAAACAATCCTGACATCGACGAACTGGAATCGTTGCTGTTCGACGCCGACAGTGGCGAATTGGACAGCCCAGGCGTTCTGCGTGCACGTGAAATTCTGAAATCCAGCGAAGCGGCCCGTCAATGGTTCGTCCATGACCGAGTGCTATCAGCCGCCATGTTTCTAGAAGGTTCGTCGGGACTAGGGGATGAAATCGACTTGCCGGATGATGCTCTTTCGCGAATCGATCCCGCATTCTCGGCCGCCGGTGAAGCCCAACCCAACGCTGCCAAACTGCCCGCCGACAAAGCGAAGTCTCGGATCCCATGGCGAATGCTATTGGCGATTGCAGCGACCGGGTTGTTGATGGTGTGGGTGGGGCGATGGTCGGTGTTGCCAAACGATGTGCAGGGTTCGTCCAACGGCAACAGCGATCTTGGTGGCCAGACTTCCATTGCCACCACCGGCACGCAGACAAACCAAAATTCATCGGCGTCTGATCGAAGTCCCGCGGATCATCGATTGGTTGCTAGTTCAAGTCCAAAACAGAGTGCCAATTCGCTTGGCCAAGGCGAGCCGACGTCGCAAGGGATTGCTTTGGTGACGCGGTTGGTCGATGCCCAGTGGCAAGATTCAGAGGACTCGTTTCGCGTCGGTGACGCGGTATCGCCAGGCCCGATGTCGTTGAAATCCGGGTTCGCCCAGATCGAGTTCTTCTGTGGTGCGACGGTCGTGCTAGAAGGCCCGGCCGAGTTGGAAATGTTATCGGCCACCCAGGCACGGTTTCGTCACGGGCGGTTGCGTGCTCAGGTGCCTCCCGCAGCACGCGGTTTTGAAATCTTGATGGACGAGATGAAAGTCGTTGATTTGGGGACCGAGTTTGGCATCTCGCTGTCGCCCGACCATGCGGATGTCCAAGTTTTTGACGGCGAGGTCGAAGTGCATCGGCCGGAGCACCAAATGAAATTGTTAGAAGCCGGGCAAAGCTTGTCGCGTCGCAGAGACGGGTCGGTGGGCGATTCGGTGACCGCACCAAATGACTTTATCGATATTGAAACCTTGGATGTTCAAGCCGAAAGCCAAACGACCATTCGGCGGGATCGTTGGCGAGCCTATTCGGAGAAATTGCGTCGTGATGATCGTGTGATTGCTTACTACGCGATCGACGATGGTCGTTCGTGGGCTCGCAAACTCCCCTGCAGCAACCTGCCGGCCAATCCAGACTTGGCCGGTGCGATTGTGGGTGCGGCGCATGTCGAAGGTCGATGGCCTGGGAAATCGGCGATCGAATTCAAACGCCCCGGCGATCGCGTGCGAGTCGACATTCCAGGCGAATTTGGTTCATTGACGATGGCCTGCTGGGTTAAAATTGACAGTCTGGACCGTTGGTACAACTCGTTGTTTTTGACCGACAACTACGAACGTGGAAAACCACACTGGCAGATTCTGGATACCGGCCAGTTGTTCTTCTCTGTCCGCGTCAGTGATGAAAACGTCCAGCAAGAACACCGCGAAGTGGTCTCGCCGCCCTTCTGGAAACCTTCGATGAGCGGCCAGTGGTTGCACCTAGCCACAACGCACGACGTCCACCTGCGTCGTACGACTCATTATCTGAATGGTGAAATGCTTAGCGAAGCCACCATTCCTAAGAAACAGTTAGTGGTACCTACTCGGATCGGGAAAGCGTCGATCGGAAACTGGTCGGTGCCGACTAAGCCAGATGCAAAGTTTGCGATTCGAAACTTGAATGGCAGCATTGACGAATTTGTCGTGTTTTCCGAAGCCCTGGCGGCGGACGAAATCCAGCAGATGTATGAAAACGGAAAGCCTTGA
- a CDS encoding AP2/ERF family transcription factor translates to MSANRNITRIQRLTTGGYLVRVTRKGKMHSDYFSDVDYGGKRKALLAAREFRDQLESKLKGYTSKQIAKKERANNTSGVVGVRYVEELDPRWESQPVYGYWVAQWSPSKGVRKTARFSVEKYGDDEALRLAIKARNKGVASMES, encoded by the coding sequence ATGAGCGCCAACCGAAATATCACTCGAATCCAGCGTCTAACCACCGGCGGGTATTTGGTCCGCGTCACGCGAAAAGGCAAGATGCATTCGGACTACTTTTCTGATGTCGACTACGGCGGGAAACGAAAAGCTCTGTTGGCAGCCCGAGAATTCCGAGACCAATTGGAATCGAAACTGAAGGGCTACACGTCCAAGCAAATCGCCAAGAAAGAACGCGCCAATAACACTTCTGGGGTGGTCGGCGTCCGCTATGTGGAAGAACTCGATCCACGTTGGGAATCACAGCCCGTCTACGGCTATTGGGTAGCCCAGTGGAGTCCCTCGAAAGGGGTTCGCAAGACCGCCCGTTTCTCGGTCGAAAAATATGGCGACGACGAGGCTCTGCGCCTGGCCATCAAGGCCCGCAACAAGGGCGTCGCATCGATGGAATCCTAG
- a CDS encoding sigma-70 family RNA polymerase sigma factor, whose translation MSEPDHYPAHETSRAGVSPEEFFVQQIAEHQDRLFGYVFSLLGDHNRASDVLQETNLVLWRKKAQFQAGQPFLPWAFAIARFQVLAHVRDRGRDRCILDAELVEQLAEQSEASAEQLDGVRQALRQCIAKLQPNHQDMIRRRYYRSASINEIAESLELGVSAVKVGLLRIRRRLAECVQTQMAQEK comes from the coding sequence ATGTCCGAGCCTGATCACTATCCAGCCCACGAAACTTCTCGCGCCGGCGTTTCGCCGGAAGAATTTTTCGTGCAGCAAATTGCCGAGCACCAGGATCGCCTGTTTGGGTATGTGTTTTCGCTGTTAGGTGACCACAACCGCGCCAGCGACGTGCTTCAGGAAACCAATTTGGTGCTGTGGCGGAAAAAGGCCCAGTTTCAAGCCGGCCAACCGTTCCTGCCCTGGGCATTTGCGATCGCACGGTTCCAGGTGCTCGCTCACGTCCGTGACCGCGGGCGGGATCGCTGCATTCTGGATGCGGAACTGGTCGAACAGTTGGCCGAGCAATCCGAAGCCAGTGCCGAACAATTGGATGGGGTTCGCCAAGCTTTGCGGCAATGCATCGCCAAGTTGCAACCGAATCACCAAGACATGATCCGCCGACGCTACTACCGCAGCGCATCGATCAACGAAATTGCCGAATCGTTGGAATTGGGAGTCAGTGCGGTCAAGGTTGGCCTGCTGAGAATCCGGCGACGGTTGGCCGAATGTGTGCAAACGCAAATGGCACAGGAGAAGTGA
- a CDS encoding PSD1 and planctomycete cytochrome C domain-containing protein, with the protein MIKSRKFATRRRARSIIGAVCVAVGLGGVAMTSMAETPAKSEPKLHADADKHFTLKVLPLLKEKCFGCHGSDPDDLKGDYDVRTREATMVGGESGEVAVVEGDPENSILYQAVMWDSLEMPPKENDRLTDDQTEMVRRWIMDGAPWPDAETQDSIMLEERKVAVNDDGVLISTSGGLADQWTYRRYEPEDIWGFQPVRTQFDQDTIDGFVDQQLQAAQIRAAGQAEPRLLVRRAYLDLLGLPPSPDQTEQFLTAWEQDSDQAWANLIDQLLDSPHYGERWAQHWLDVVRYADTGGFSNDYERSNAWRYRDYVIRSFNADKPYNEFVLEQIAGDELRPDDPEARIATGFLRMGPWGTAMIPQDEARQLFRDDVVHSIGQSFLSMPMRCCKCHDHKFDPIPTQDYYRMYAAISASQPAEIEAEFLPSENQVGFDEGKTLVTRLHEFADGERQALIDKQEAAAKKWYDEKGLPYKDEKARKDDPDDQKPPRYAGLDESEKGRLKVRQQDAWIWKRRFERFDPMTQSVFNGPDYWLDAKKLRQPKKVDPKWRPESFIHTGGSLSAKGAAVTPGVLSGCGVPVEGAPIDDPFALTTDVEGRRLGLAKWIVDPRNPLTARSFVNRLWQYHFGRGLVGTPNNFGVKGSKPTHPELLDWLTGQFVDGGWKSKPIHRMIMMSDAYKRSTWHPDLEGLELKDPANDLLARFTPRRMTAEEMRDSMLSASGELNPEMGGLPIMPEINLEVALQPRMIQFSIAPAYQPSQTPQQRNRRTIYAYRVRGQADPFLEVLNQPNPNESCDLRDAAAVSPQAFTLMNSELMTDRAIGLAKRLMKDANDLPGRIELAFQLTMGREPTANEQTNLQSYVRDMVTYHQNHEPGDVSYPTKVVRSLVEEFSGEPFEIDELLPNFENYSPDSKPATVSEETRALADACLLLFNANEFVYIY; encoded by the coding sequence ATGATCAAGTCTCGAAAGTTTGCGACCCGGCGTAGGGCGCGTTCCATCATCGGCGCCGTTTGCGTGGCAGTCGGTTTGGGCGGTGTCGCGATGACATCGATGGCTGAAACTCCAGCCAAGTCCGAGCCCAAACTGCATGCCGATGCGGACAAGCACTTCACGTTGAAGGTGTTGCCCCTGTTGAAGGAAAAATGCTTTGGGTGTCACGGCAGCGATCCCGACGACCTGAAGGGTGACTACGACGTTCGCACCCGCGAAGCAACCATGGTCGGTGGTGAATCCGGCGAGGTCGCCGTGGTCGAAGGTGATCCCGAAAACAGCATCCTGTATCAGGCTGTGATGTGGGATTCGTTGGAGATGCCGCCCAAGGAAAACGATCGGTTAACGGACGACCAAACTGAGATGGTGCGGCGTTGGATCATGGACGGTGCACCATGGCCGGACGCTGAGACGCAAGATTCCATCATGTTGGAAGAACGCAAAGTCGCCGTCAACGATGATGGCGTCTTGATTTCAACCAGCGGTGGATTGGCTGATCAGTGGACCTATCGGCGCTATGAACCGGAAGACATCTGGGGGTTCCAGCCTGTCCGCACTCAGTTCGATCAAGATACGATCGACGGCTTTGTCGACCAACAATTGCAGGCTGCACAGATTCGTGCCGCTGGGCAAGCCGAGCCGCGTCTGCTGGTGCGACGTGCCTACTTGGATCTGTTGGGGCTGCCACCAAGTCCGGATCAGACGGAACAGTTTTTGACCGCTTGGGAACAAGATTCGGATCAGGCTTGGGCCAATTTGATCGACCAATTGCTCGACAGCCCGCATTACGGTGAACGTTGGGCACAACATTGGTTGGACGTCGTTCGTTATGCCGATACCGGTGGCTTTTCGAACGATTATGAACGGTCCAACGCGTGGCGTTATCGCGACTATGTCATTCGTTCATTCAACGCCGATAAACCGTACAACGAATTTGTTCTGGAACAGATTGCTGGCGATGAACTTCGACCGGACGACCCCGAGGCCAGGATCGCCACAGGCTTTCTGCGAATGGGGCCGTGGGGCACCGCGATGATCCCACAAGACGAAGCCCGGCAGTTGTTCCGCGATGACGTGGTGCACAGCATTGGGCAGTCGTTTTTGTCGATGCCGATGCGTTGCTGTAAGTGTCACGACCATAAATTTGATCCGATCCCGACACAGGATTACTACCGCATGTATGCCGCCATTTCGGCGTCGCAACCGGCCGAAATCGAAGCGGAATTTTTGCCATCCGAGAATCAGGTTGGATTCGACGAGGGCAAGACGCTGGTCACTCGCTTGCACGAATTCGCCGACGGCGAACGTCAGGCGTTGATCGACAAGCAGGAAGCGGCAGCGAAGAAGTGGTACGACGAAAAAGGGTTGCCGTACAAGGACGAAAAGGCACGCAAGGACGATCCCGATGATCAGAAACCACCGCGTTACGCCGGATTGGACGAGTCCGAAAAGGGGCGTCTGAAAGTTCGTCAACAAGACGCTTGGATTTGGAAACGACGGTTCGAGCGATTCGACCCGATGACGCAAAGCGTTTTCAATGGTCCCGACTATTGGCTGGATGCAAAGAAGTTGCGTCAGCCCAAAAAGGTGGACCCGAAATGGCGTCCGGAATCGTTTATCCATACCGGTGGATCCCTGTCCGCCAAGGGCGCTGCGGTCACACCCGGCGTGTTAAGCGGATGTGGTGTCCCTGTGGAAGGGGCCCCCATCGATGATCCGTTCGCGCTGACCACCGATGTCGAAGGGCGACGTTTGGGGTTGGCGAAATGGATCGTCGATCCACGCAACCCGCTGACCGCTCGTTCCTTTGTGAACCGGTTGTGGCAGTATCACTTTGGACGTGGATTGGTCGGGACCCCCAATAACTTTGGCGTCAAAGGTTCCAAACCGACTCACCCCGAACTGTTGGATTGGTTGACTGGACAATTCGTCGATGGCGGTTGGAAGTCCAAGCCGATTCATCGCATGATCATGATGTCGGACGCATACAAGCGATCCACTTGGCATCCCGATCTGGAAGGTTTGGAATTGAAAGATCCGGCGAACGACTTGTTGGCCCGATTCACACCACGGCGGATGACTGCCGAGGAAATGCGAGACAGCATGTTGTCCGCTAGCGGCGAATTGAATCCGGAAATGGGTGGGTTGCCCATCATGCCGGAAATCAATCTGGAGGTTGCATTGCAGCCACGGATGATTCAGTTTTCGATTGCACCGGCCTACCAACCGTCGCAAACACCGCAGCAGCGAAACCGTCGAACGATCTATGCCTACCGAGTGCGAGGACAGGCGGATCCGTTCTTGGAAGTGCTGAACCAACCGAACCCGAACGAGTCCTGCGACCTGCGGGATGCGGCCGCTGTGTCGCCGCAAGCGTTCACGTTGATGAACAGCGAATTGATGACGGATCGAGCGATCGGTTTGGCGAAACGCCTGATGAAGGATGCCAATGACTTGCCTGGTCGTATCGAGCTGGCTTTTCAATTGACGATGGGACGCGAGCCCACCGCCAACGAGCAAACGAACTTGCAAAGTTATGTTCGTGACATGGTGACTTACCACCAAAATCACGAACCCGGCGACGTCAGCTATCCGACCAAGGTGGTTCGTTCGTTGGTCGAGGAATTTTCGGGTGAACCGTTCGAGATTGACGAACTGCTGCCCAATTTTGAAAACTATTCGCCCGATTCCAAGCCGGCAACGGTGTCCGAGGAAACGCGAGCACTTGCCGACGCTTGTCTGCTTTTGTTCAACGCGAATGAGTTCGTCTACATCTACTAA
- a CDS encoding DUF1501 domain-containing protein: MHRIPRLPRRDFLYGLGSSLGALALTDLMAGDSLAAAAAKAGPLSPKPPMHPAKAKAVIMLFMEGGPSQTDTFDPKPELDRLHLSESKRTEGLAGGKRFYVGSPFKSRKVGQSGLDMCDRFVHLAEAEVADELCVYRGCQAESLNHPEALLHMNTGSRLGADPAVGSWMTYGLGSENQNLPGYVVMTELALPQAGSTNWSNGFLPAYFQGTRLRTEGSPILDLRPAGHITPDHQRRALDELARLNADHLKRHAEHADLAARMESYELAFRMQAEVPGIVDLASESEQTREMYGLNRSETATFGRQCLMARRLVEQGVRFVQIFSGGWDSHDYLERGHSSRIASVDQPIAALIKDLKRRGMLDETLVVWTGEFGRTPDNNYRGGVTSLGRDHNVDAMTMWLAGGGTKRGSIVGATDEIGAKAVECVHPIRDLHVTLLHLMGLDDNKLTYFHGGRYKQLSQFGGELIKELIA, from the coding sequence ATGCACCGAATACCACGATTGCCACGTCGCGACTTTTTGTACGGTCTGGGATCATCGCTGGGGGCGCTAGCGCTGACCGATCTGATGGCGGGCGACTCCTTGGCTGCTGCGGCTGCGAAGGCAGGACCGTTGTCGCCGAAACCACCGATGCATCCGGCCAAAGCAAAAGCCGTCATCATGTTGTTCATGGAAGGTGGCCCCAGCCAAACCGATACCTTTGACCCGAAACCCGAACTGGACCGACTGCACCTGTCGGAATCGAAGCGGACCGAAGGATTGGCCGGCGGTAAACGGTTCTATGTGGGAAGCCCGTTCAAGAGTCGCAAGGTCGGCCAATCAGGACTGGACATGTGCGACCGGTTTGTCCATCTGGCCGAAGCCGAAGTCGCAGACGAACTTTGCGTCTACCGCGGCTGTCAGGCAGAATCGCTGAACCACCCCGAAGCCCTGTTGCACATGAACACGGGTAGCAGGCTGGGCGCGGATCCGGCGGTGGGTTCCTGGATGACTTATGGGTTGGGCAGCGAGAACCAGAATTTGCCCGGCTACGTTGTGATGACCGAATTGGCGTTGCCACAAGCTGGATCGACAAACTGGTCCAACGGTTTCCTGCCAGCGTATTTCCAGGGAACGCGATTGCGAACCGAAGGGTCGCCCATTCTGGACCTGCGACCCGCCGGTCACATCACCCCGGATCACCAACGTCGTGCTTTGGACGAATTGGCGCGGCTGAATGCGGATCACCTGAAACGACATGCGGAACATGCCGATTTGGCGGCCAGGATGGAAAGCTATGAATTAGCGTTCCGTATGCAAGCCGAAGTGCCCGGGATCGTCGATCTGGCCAGCGAATCGGAGCAGACTCGCGAAATGTATGGCTTGAACCGTAGTGAAACGGCGACCTTTGGACGCCAATGTCTGATGGCCCGACGATTGGTCGAACAGGGTGTCCGGTTCGTCCAGATTTTCTCTGGCGGTTGGGATAGCCACGATTATCTAGAACGCGGCCACTCGTCGCGGATTGCCAGCGTCGATCAACCGATCGCCGCCTTGATCAAAGACCTGAAACGCCGTGGCATGCTGGACGAAACCCTGGTGGTTTGGACCGGCGAATTCGGACGCACGCCCGATAATAACTATCGCGGTGGGGTGACTTCCCTAGGCCGTGACCACAACGTCGATGCGATGACGATGTGGCTGGCCGGCGGCGGAACCAAACGCGGGTCGATCGTCGGTGCGACCGACGAAATCGGTGCGAAGGCGGTCGAATGTGTGCACCCGATTCGGGACCTGCACGTCACACTGCTGCATTTGATGGGGCTGGACGACAATAAATTGACGTACTTCCATGGGGGGCGTTACAAGCAATTGTCACAGTTCGGCGGCGAGTTGATCAAGGAACTGATTGCCTAG